The Hippoglossus hippoglossus isolate fHipHip1 chromosome 21, fHipHip1.pri, whole genome shotgun sequence genome contains a region encoding:
- the LOC117755394 gene encoding trace amine-associated receptor 8a-like, with protein sequence MEAPEEAELCFPRINSSCRRTLLPHSELIFSVLSCITLLTVALNLLVIISISHFRQLHTTTNLLLLSLAVADFCVGVLQMPALLLHNQGCWYLGDLMCGAHYFIGFIVISVSVGSMVLISVDRYIAICEPMFYTSKVTLRRVKLSVCLCWMFSTVHSSWILRDFLKEPGRFNSCYGNCVVVVNFAEGLVDLVVTLLGPILIIAVLYLRVFAVAVSQARAMRGHIAAVEPQRSGTVTVKKAEMKAARTLGIVVVVFLICFCPYYFPTLAGEDTSVDASSAAVEIWLTHFNSCLNPVIYAFFYPWFRKCIKLILTLKILKPGSRDIKLL encoded by the exons ATGGAGGCCCCGGAGGAGGCTGAACTCTGCTTTCCCAGAATCAacagctcctgcaggaggacGCTGCTCCCTCACTCGGAGCTCATCTTCAGCGTCCTGTCCTGCATCACTCTGCTCACGGTGGCTCTCAACCTGCTCgtcatcatctccatctcccACTTCAG GCAGCTCCACACCACCACcaacctcctgctcctctctctggctGTGGCAGACTTCTGTGTGGGTGTCCTGCAGATGCCGGCTCTTCTTCTCCACAACCAAGGCTGCTGGTACCTGGGCGACCTCATGTGTGGCGCGCATTACTTTATAGGTTTCATCGTCATCAGCGTGTCCGTGGGAAGCATGGTGCTCATATCGGTCGACCGCTACATAGCCATTTGCGAGCCCATGTTCTACACCTCCAAAGTGACTCTGAGGAGGGTGAAACTctccgtgtgtctgtgttggatgttctctaccgtccaCAGCAGCTGGATCCTGAGGGACTTCTTAAAAGAGCCCGGCAGGTTTAACTCCTGTTACGGAAACTGTGTAGTTGTCGTCAACTTTGCTGAAGGACTCGTGGATCTTGTCGTGACCTTGTTAGGCCCCATTCTGATCATTGCCGTTTTGTACTTGCGAGTCTTTGCGGTGGCGGTGTCTCAGGCTCGAGCCATGCGCGGTCACATCGCAGCTGTAGAAC CTCAGCGCTCAGggactgtgactgtgaagaAAGCAGAGATGAAAGCAGCCAGGACTCTGGGCATCGTGGTcgttgtgtttttgatttgtttctgtccGTACTATTTCCCCACGCTGGCAGGTGAAGACACGTCCGTCGATGCCTCGTCTGCAGCCGTCGAGATCTGGCTGACACATTTTAACTCCTGTCTGAACCCGGTCATCTACGCCTTCTTCTACCCCTGgttcagaaaatgtattaaactcATTCTCACACTGAAGATACTGAAACCTGGCTCCAGAGATATTAAATTACTGTAG
- the LOC117755393 gene encoding trace amine-associated receptor 8a-like, whose amino-acid sequence MEAPEEAELCFPRINSSCRRTLLPHSELIFSVLSCITLLTVALNLLVIISISHFRQLHTTTNLLLLSLAVADFCVGVLQMPALLLHNQGCWYLGDLMCGAHYFIGFIVISVSVGSMVLISVDRYIAICEPMFYTSKVTLRRVKLSVCLCWMFSTVHSSWILRDFLKEPGRFNSCYGNCVVVVNFAEGLVDLVVTLLGPILIIAVLYLRVFAVAVSQARAMRGHIAAVEPQRSGTVTVKKAEMKAARTLGIVVVVFLICFCPYYFPTLAGEDTSVDASSAAVEIWLTHFNSCLNPVIYAFFYPWFRKCIKLILTLKILKPGSRDIKLL is encoded by the exons ATGGAGGCCCCGGAGGAGGCTGAACTCTGCTTTCCCAGAATCAacagctcctgcaggaggacGCTGCTCCCTCACTCGGAGCTCATCTTCAGCGTCCTGTCCTGCATCACTCTGCTCACGGTGGCTCTCAACCTGCTCgtcatcatctccatctcccACTTCAG GCAGCTCCACACCACCACcaacctcctgctcctctctctggctGTGGCAGACTTCTGTGTGGGTGTCCTGCAGATGCCGGCTCTTCTTCTCCACAACCAAGGCTGCTGGTACCTGGGCGACCTCATGTGTGGCGCGCATTACTTTATAGGTTTCATCGTCATCAGCGTGTCCGTGGGAAGCATGGTGCTCATATCGGTCGACCGCTACATAGCCATTTGCGAGCCCATGTTCTACACCTCCAAAGTGACCCTGAGGAGGGTGAAACTctccgtgtgtctgtgttggatgttctctaccgtccaCAGCAGCTGGATCCTGAGGGACTTCTTAAAAGAGCCCGGCAGGTTTAACTCCTGTTACGGAAACTGTGTAGTTGTCGTCAACTTTGCTGAAGGACTCGTGGATCTTGTCGTGACCTTGTTAGGCCCCATTCTGATCATTGCCGTTTTGTACTTGCGAGTCTTTGCGGTGGCGGTGTCTCAGGCTCGAGCCATGCGCGGTCACATCGCAGCTGTAGAAC CTCAGCGCTCAGggactgtgactgtgaagaAAGCAGAGATGAAAGCAGCCAGGACTCTGGGCATCGTGGTcgttgtgtttttgatttgtttctgtccGTACTATTTCCCCACGCTGGCAGGTGAAGACACGTCCGTCGATGCCTCGTCTGCAGCCGTCGAGATCTGGCTGACACATTTTAACTCCTGTCTGAACCCGGTCATCTACGCCTTCTTCTACCCCTGgttcagaaaatgtattaaactcATTCTCACACTGAAGATACTGAAACCTGGCTCCAGAGATATTAAATTACTGTAG
- the LOC117755392 gene encoding trace amine-associated receptor 8a-like has product MEAPEEAELCFPRINSSCRRTLLPHSELIFSVLSCITLLTVALNLLVIISISHFRQLHTTTNLLLLSLAVADFCVGVLQMPALLLHNQGCWYLGDLMCGAHYFIGFIVISVSVGSMVLISVDRYIAICEPMFYTSKVTLRRVKLSVCLCWMFSTVHSSWILRDFLKEPGRFNSCYGNCVVVVNFAEGLVDLVVTLLGPILIIAVLYLRVFAVAVSQARAMRGHIAAVERSESAKATKSELKAARTLGIVIVVFLLCSCPYYCFAVAAENNLVGASSAALEIWLLCFNSCLNPVIYVFFYPWFRKTIKHIVTLKILQPGSGEDKVL; this is encoded by the exons ATGGAGGCCCCGGAGGAGGCTGAACTCTGCTTTCCCAGAATCAacagctcctgcaggaggacGCTGCTCCCTCACTCGGAGCTCATCTTCAGCGTCCTGTCCTGCATCACTCTGCTCACGGTGGCTCTCAACCTGCTCgtcatcatctccatctcccACTTCAG GCAGCTCCACACCACCACcaacctcctgctcctctctctggctGTGGCAGACTTCTGTGTGGGTGTCCTGCAGATGCCGGCTCTTCTTCTCCACAACCAAGGCTGCTGGTACCTGGGCGACCTCATGTGTGGCGCGCATTACTTTATAGGTTTCATCGTCATCAGCGTGTCCGTGGGAAGCATGGTGCTCATATCGGTCGACCGCTACATAGCCATTTGCGAGCCCATGTTCTACACCTCCAAAGTGACCCTGAGGAGGGTGAAACTctccgtgtgtctgtgttggatgttctctaccgtccaCAGCAGCTGGATCCTGAGGGACTTCTTAAAAGAGCCCGGCAGGTTTAACTCCTGTTACGGAAACTGTGTAGTTGTCGTCAATTTTGCTGAAGGACTCGTGGATCTTGTCGTGACCTTGTTAGGCCCCATTCTGATCATTGCCGTTTTGTACTTGCGAGTCTTTGCGGTGGCGGTGTCTCAGGCTCGAGCCATGCGCGGTCACATCGCAGCTGTAGAACGTTCAGAGTCTGCGAAAGCTACGAAGTCTGAGCTGAAAGCCGCCAGGACTCTGGGTATTGTAATCGTCGTGTTTCTACTCTGCTCCTGTCCGTATTACTGCTTCGCTGTTGCGGCTGAGAACAACTTGGTCGGGGCGTCGTCTGCAGCCCTCGAGatttggttgttgtgttttaattccTGTTTGAACCCTGTGATCTATGTTTTCTTCTACCCTTGGTTCAGAAAAACCATCAAACACATTGTGACGCTGAAGATTCTGCAGCCTGGCTCCGGAGAGGACAAGGTGCTGtag
- the LOC117755391 gene encoding trace amine-associated receptor 13c-like — protein sequence METPGGAVLCFPRLNNSCRKPSHPYTEAMLIYVLLSSISIITVALNLLVIISISHFRQLHTPTNLLLLSLAISDLFVGVLLMPVEIFYVEKCWFLGDIVCTLYYVLDYMITSASVANMVLISFDRYIAICDPLHYPARVTKRRAQVCVCFCWVSSVFYRILLLNDHLRQPGRSNSCSGECVVVISYIEGVIDLVFTFIIPIAVIIVLYLRVFVAALAQARAIRSHVVATQRSGTVTVKKAEMKAARTLGIVVFVFLICFCPYYFPTLAGEDTSVDASSAAVEIWLTHFNSCLNPVIYAFFYPWFRKCIKLILTLKILKPGSRDIKLL from the exons ATGGAGACTCCGGGGGGAGCTGTACTCTGCTTCCCACGACTCAACAACTCCTGCAGGAAGCCCAGCCACCCTTACACCGAGGCCATGCTGATCTACGTCctgctctcctccatctccatcatCACCGTGGCTCTTAACCTGCTCgtcatcatctccatctcccACTTCAG GCAGCTCCACACTCCCaccaacctcctcctcctctccctggcCATCTCAGACCTCTTCGTCGGCGTCCTGCTGATGCCGGTTGAAATCTTCTACGTGGAGAAATGCTGGTTCCTCGGTGACATTGTGTGCACGCTGTATTACGTCCTCGACTACATGATCACCTCGGCCTCGGTGGCCAACATGGTGCTGATATCGTTTGACCGCTACATCGCCATCTGTGACCCTCTGCATTACCCCGCCAGAGTGACGAAGAGACGGgcgcaagtgtgtgtttgcttctgttgggtttcctctgttttctacAGGATTCTGCTGCTGAACGATCACCTGCGGCAGCCAGGCAGGTCCAACTCCTGCTCAGGCGAGTGTGTCGTCGTCATCAGTTACATCGAGGGAGTCATTGACCTCgtcttcaccttcatcatccCCATCGCTGTCATCATAGTTCTGTACCTGAGGGTGTTTGTGGCGGCTCTGGCTCAGGCTCGAGCCATCAGGTCTCACGTCGTGGCAACTCAGCGCTCAGggactgtgactgtgaagaAAGCAGAGATGAAAGCAGCCAGGACTCTGGGCATCGtggtctttgtgtttttgatttgtttctgtccGTACTATTTCCCCACGCTGGCAGGTGAAGACACGTCCGTCGATGCCTCATCTGCAGCCGTCGAGATCTGGCTGACACATTTTAACTCCTGTCTGAACCCGGTCATCTACGCCTTCTTCTACCCCTGgttcagaaaatgtattaaactcATTCTCACACTGAAGATACTGAAACCTGGCTCCAGAGATATTAAATTACTGTAG